The following are from one region of the Vitis riparia cultivar Riparia Gloire de Montpellier isolate 1030 chromosome 14, EGFV_Vit.rip_1.0, whole genome shotgun sequence genome:
- the LOC117930853 gene encoding uncharacterized protein LOC117930853, whose amino-acid sequence MDQRHNHLESLGICYRLFNFISKTLESQALKLMILCRPLSHGLAICHRLFNFTMQTLAAQAVKPVILGQPGHQPLGQVPISDASAPIATITSPRSVLNKGYKELPIGPGTAAQPQEKGLKKSVSINDTVEEIPNTSKSRKKKMAPEKLVSLEREKGEEPKPLKSILKVGSNLTGKSVSFTIPPIDAKMDEAQR is encoded by the exons ATGGATCAAAGACACAACCATCTTGAATCTCTTGGTATTTGCTATAGGCTCTTCAACTTCATCTCCAAAACCCTAGAGTCCCAAGCCCTCAAACTCATGATATTATGCCGGCCGCTTAGCCATGGCCTGGCCATCTGCCACAGGCTCTTCAACTTCACCATGCAAACCCTAGCAGCACAAGCTGTGAAGCCTGTGATTTTAGGCCAACCTGGGCACCAACCTCTTGGCCAAGTGCCCATTTCTGATGCTTCAGCCCCTATTGCCACCATCACCTCTCCCAGGAGTGTTCTTAACAAAGGCTACAAGGAGCTCCCCATAGGTCCAGGCACTG CTGCTCAACCTCAAGAAAAGGGCCTCAAGAAGAGTGTTAGCATAAATGACACAGTAGAGGAGATACCTAACACAAGCAAGAGCAGGAAAAAGAAGATGGCACCGGAGAAGTTGGTGTCGCTGGAACGTGAGAAGGGCGAGGAACCAAAGCCATTGAAATCCATATTGAAGGTGGGTTCTAACTTGACTGGGAAATCGGTTTCTTTTACCATTCCTCCGATTGATGCCAAGATGGATGAAGCACAACGCTGA